The Sediminispirochaeta bajacaliforniensis DSM 16054 genome has a segment encoding these proteins:
- a CDS encoding YjdF family protein, whose translation MDTVVSTIFFNGQFWVALVEKRGEDGTLSVAKHTFGPEPTNNDILDFYFNSYLYLRFYACQRIVRAKKRLSGKEEKRSLKKSLDVHKEEQREVLLARKKEQKVRCRADANEQYRRQCEKRKEKRRGH comes from the coding sequence ATGGATACTGTTGTTTCGACGATTTTCTTTAACGGTCAATTCTGGGTCGCACTTGTTGAAAAACGCGGAGAAGATGGAACCCTTTCCGTGGCCAAGCATACCTTTGGCCCCGAACCGACAAATAACGACATCCTTGATTTTTATTTCAATAGCTATCTCTATCTGCGATTTTATGCATGCCAAAGAATTGTGCGGGCAAAAAAGCGGCTTTCTGGGAAAGAGGAAAAGCGAAGTCTAAAGAAATCGCTTGACGTGCATAAAGAGGAGCAGCGGGAAGTTTTGCTTGCTCGCAAAAAGGAGCAAAAAGTGAGGTGCCGGGCCGATGCGAATGAACAGTATCGTAGACAGTGTGAAAAAAGGAAAGAAAAACGGCGCGGACATTGA
- a CDS encoding putative DNA modification/repair radical SAM protein, with protein MDTEAKIRILADAAKYDVSCASSGSTRLGPKGGMGSTLSAGICHSWSSDGRCISLLKVLFSNACRYDCSYCVNRASAGGRRVSFTVDELTNIAMAFYRRNYIEGLFLSSGIFAEPDVVMEQLLRVAVTLRSEYRFGGYIHMKAIPGASRELVAAAGRWVDRMSVNIELPSERSLNRLAPQKKRRDILGPMGWMRTGIDYYREGMEEFRHSSFLKTKPASFVPAGQSTQLIVGASPEADGTILSLADGLYKSYGMKRVYYSAFVPTVSRDEGPGLGLGAPNRLKAREHRLYQADWLMRFYGFAFDELVGDRSAFLDPELDPKSHWAIVHRERFPVDLERADYEVLLRVPGIGVRSARRLVVARREGPLNFELVARLGVVLSRAKYFVTCGGRSLVSADYSEKVLRMRLGGGPDAYGQLSLFDAISGEL; from the coding sequence ATGGATACCGAAGCGAAGATCAGGATACTTGCCGATGCGGCAAAGTATGATGTTTCTTGTGCCTCCAGCGGAAGTACACGTTTAGGTCCCAAGGGTGGTATGGGGTCCACCTTATCTGCGGGAATCTGTCATTCCTGGAGTTCTGACGGCAGATGTATAAGTTTGCTGAAGGTCCTTTTTTCAAATGCCTGCCGTTACGACTGTTCCTACTGCGTAAACAGGGCTTCCGCCGGTGGTAGACGGGTTTCCTTTACCGTAGATGAGCTTACGAACATTGCAATGGCCTTTTATCGAAGAAATTATATTGAGGGGCTTTTCCTCTCTTCCGGAATTTTTGCCGAACCCGATGTTGTAATGGAGCAGCTTTTACGGGTTGCCGTAACATTGCGGAGCGAATACCGCTTCGGCGGATATATCCATATGAAAGCCATTCCCGGTGCCTCCCGGGAGCTTGTTGCCGCTGCCGGTCGTTGGGTCGATCGCATGAGCGTCAACATAGAGCTGCCAAGCGAACGGTCTCTCAATCGTCTGGCTCCCCAGAAAAAACGTCGGGATATCCTTGGCCCCATGGGATGGATGCGTACCGGAATCGACTACTACCGTGAAGGTATGGAAGAGTTTCGCCATTCCTCGTTTTTGAAAACAAAGCCTGCCTCCTTCGTACCCGCCGGGCAGAGCACACAGCTCATTGTAGGGGCCAGTCCCGAGGCCGACGGCACCATTCTTTCCCTCGCCGACGGCCTCTATAAAAGCTACGGTATGAAACGGGTCTACTATTCGGCCTTTGTTCCAACCGTTTCCCGGGACGAGGGGCCAGGCCTTGGTCTGGGGGCCCCGAATCGTCTCAAGGCTCGGGAACATCGCCTCTATCAGGCTGATTGGCTCATGCGCTTTTACGGTTTTGCCTTCGATGAACTTGTGGGGGACCGTTCCGCATTTCTTGATCCCGAACTTGATCCGAAAAGTCATTGGGCGATTGTGCATCGCGAACGCTTTCCGGTGGATCTCGAGCGGGCCGATTACGAAGTTCTTCTACGGGTTCCCGGAATCGGAGTAAGATCTGCGCGTCGTCTTGTAGTTGCAAGGCGCGAGGGGCCCCTGAATTTTGAGCTGGTGGCGCGTTTGGGTGTGGTACTTTCCCGTGCCAAGTACTTTGTCACCTGCGGCGGTCGGTCCCTTGTTTCCGCGGACTATTCCGAAAAGGTGCTTAGGATGAGGTTGGGGGGAGGTCCCGATGCTTACGGCCAGCTTTCTCTTTTTGATGCTATCAGTGGAGAATTGTGA
- a CDS encoding GntR family transcriptional regulator, whose product MITNRYSRLLLVRQALLELIQTLPPSNGNQPNRLPPEGELARKLGVSVATVREALRMLEREGIVSKRHGAGNFYHSSALDLSMRIDTNLEFTELLQAGGYEVGQRGDRVVKRAPDKEERKWFGIEGEYLCYHWLYLADGHPAILTANLIPACIITNPPETEEADGNILNFLWKYAGQMISHANVCMEPQLAEEADLEAFDASNALPIIVWYQRFFSYQDRPVGYVRVAFNPLIVKMQLLQKWL is encoded by the coding sequence ATGATTACCAATCGTTACTCCCGTCTCCTTCTGGTGAGACAGGCCCTTTTGGAATTGATACAAACCCTCCCTCCTTCAAATGGTAACCAACCCAACCGCCTGCCCCCGGAAGGGGAACTTGCCAGAAAACTGGGTGTAAGTGTGGCAACGGTGCGGGAGGCCTTGCGGATGCTCGAAAGGGAGGGCATTGTCTCCAAACGCCACGGTGCCGGTAATTTCTACCACAGCAGTGCATTGGACCTATCCATGCGCATCGATACGAATCTGGAATTTACAGAATTGCTCCAGGCAGGAGGATATGAAGTCGGCCAGCGCGGCGATAGGGTCGTGAAAAGGGCCCCGGACAAGGAGGAACGAAAGTGGTTTGGGATCGAAGGCGAGTACCTGTGCTATCACTGGCTCTACCTTGCCGACGGACACCCTGCTATCCTCACCGCCAATCTTATTCCCGCATGTATCATCACGAACCCGCCGGAAACAGAGGAAGCAGATGGTAATATCCTTAACTTTCTTTGGAAATATGCCGGCCAAATGATTTCTCATGCCAACGTATGCATGGAGCCGCAGCTTGCCGAAGAAGCCGACCTTGAGGCCTTCGATGCCAGCAACGCGCTACCGATCATCGTGTGGTATCAACGTTTTTTCAGCTACCAGGATCGGCCGGTTGGTTACGTTCGGGTAGCCTTTAATCCCCTTATCGTAAAAATGCAGCTTCTCCAAAAGTGGCTCTAA
- a CDS encoding L-serine ammonia-lyase, with protein MKSLRELYRIGIGPSSSHTMAPHRAAENFIGRYPSAPRYRVTLFGSLAATGKGHLTDRAILDVLGDDKTALIWKPNELLPRHPNALRFEALDTEGALIAEEIVYSIGGGALLYEDEQVQANEQRTDPYPYLTMRSILPWAEREGRQLWEYVYEHEDTDFDQFLSDVWTTMKETIARGIENEGRLPGSLNLARKASSYFMKSRHAYGMIRQISKLFAYALAVSEENASGGIVVTAPTCGSCGVLPAVLKVLQEDFEFTDKRIRRALATAGLIGNLVKHNGSISGAEVGCQGEVGTACAMAAAAAAQLLGGTPSQVEYAAEMGLEHHLGLTCDPVEGLVQVPCIERNAVAATRAVDAGTFATLSDGKHMISFDEVVDTMAQTGKDLSSRYRETSSGGLSIFYNRDELEALAKHGTPQHDQQEPPPGV; from the coding sequence ATGAAATCATTGCGGGAGCTCTACAGGATCGGTATCGGTCCGTCGAGCAGCCATACCATGGCACCCCATCGTGCGGCCGAGAACTTTATAGGCCGTTATCCGAGTGCTCCCCGTTACAGGGTCACGCTTTTCGGTAGCCTTGCGGCAACCGGCAAAGGACACCTGACCGACCGAGCGATCCTCGATGTTCTAGGCGACGATAAAACAGCATTAATTTGGAAACCGAACGAGCTGCTGCCCCGTCATCCGAACGCGCTTAGATTTGAGGCTCTTGATACCGAAGGAGCGCTTATAGCAGAGGAAATAGTCTACAGCATCGGGGGAGGGGCCCTCCTGTACGAAGACGAGCAGGTTCAGGCAAACGAACAAAGGACCGATCCCTATCCATACCTCACCATGCGTTCAATTCTCCCCTGGGCGGAACGTGAGGGTCGGCAGCTGTGGGAATATGTCTATGAGCATGAAGATACCGACTTTGATCAATTTCTGAGCGATGTGTGGACCACGATGAAAGAGACCATCGCCCGGGGTATTGAAAATGAGGGACGGCTTCCCGGCTCTCTCAATCTCGCACGAAAGGCCTCGAGCTATTTCATGAAAAGCAGGCATGCCTACGGTATGATCAGGCAAATTAGCAAATTATTTGCCTATGCTCTGGCGGTTTCGGAAGAAAACGCATCCGGTGGCATCGTTGTCACTGCTCCCACCTGCGGATCCTGCGGGGTCCTCCCTGCGGTGCTAAAGGTACTCCAGGAGGATTTTGAGTTTACCGATAAGCGGATCAGAAGAGCCCTTGCGACAGCGGGCCTGATCGGCAACCTTGTCAAACACAATGGTTCCATCAGTGGCGCCGAGGTCGGCTGTCAAGGAGAAGTGGGTACGGCCTGTGCCATGGCGGCTGCTGCAGCGGCGCAGTTACTGGGCGGCACCCCGAGCCAGGTTGAATACGCAGCAGAAATGGGGCTTGAACACCATCTCGGCCTTACCTGTGATCCGGTGGAGGGATTGGTTCAGGTTCCTTGCATTGAAAGGAATGCGGTAGCCGCAACCAGGGCGGTCGATGCAGGTACCTTTGCAACCCTTTCGGACGGAAAGCATATGATCAGTTTCGACGAGGTGGTCGACACCATGGCCCAGACAGGAAAAGACCTATCCAGCCGCTATCGGGAAACCTCCTCCGGCGGACTTTCCATCTTTTACAATCGAGATGAACTGGAAGCCCTTGCAAAACATGGTACGCCTCAGCATGACCAGCAAGAGCCCCCGCCGGGCGTATAG
- a CDS encoding 4Fe-4S binding protein: MKVFVVYSSPAGSTARIARRIADFFRKGGTEEFSVSLYDLGALKFYNEGNKISPLLKEIDAAGENGLLFLGSPVYVGHAVPPVNNFIDLLPSDTGTVFVPFVTWGGVSSGVALQEMAEGALSHGVRVGGGISMVAPHSHMWRDDNPLGKARPNKNDMEMLDRWLFDFVHRLATSALSPESSIEALIHPDPAVRDSFSRVDLASAAGEMPDRTVRTEGENACTHCRSCYAVCPTSAIQFAPHPVFTDRCIYCFNCVKLCPNGSIVADLVSKERFLHKTSLLRNEPASPRLVLLS, encoded by the coding sequence ATGAAGGTATTTGTTGTCTACAGCTCTCCTGCAGGCTCGACGGCGAGAATTGCCCGAAGAATTGCCGACTTTTTCAGGAAAGGAGGGACGGAAGAATTTTCTGTCTCTCTCTACGATCTTGGAGCTCTGAAATTTTACAATGAAGGCAACAAGATTTCTCCGCTTCTGAAAGAAATTGATGCAGCTGGTGAGAATGGCCTTCTGTTTCTCGGATCACCGGTATATGTAGGCCACGCTGTTCCCCCTGTTAATAACTTTATTGATCTGTTGCCTTCCGATACTGGTACTGTCTTTGTCCCCTTTGTTACGTGGGGGGGAGTCTCTTCCGGAGTTGCCCTGCAGGAGATGGCAGAAGGTGCCTTATCGCATGGGGTGCGGGTGGGTGGAGGGATTTCCATGGTTGCCCCTCATTCGCATATGTGGAGGGATGATAATCCCCTCGGCAAGGCCCGGCCGAATAAAAACGATATGGAGATGCTTGATCGCTGGCTATTCGATTTTGTACATCGACTTGCCACTTCGGCCCTTTCACCTGAAAGTTCAATAGAGGCGCTTATCCACCCCGACCCTGCCGTTCGGGATAGCTTTTCCAGGGTTGATCTTGCCTCTGCGGCGGGGGAAATGCCCGACAGAACGGTTCGGACCGAAGGGGAGAATGCCTGTACCCACTGCCGAAGCTGCTATGCGGTCTGTCCCACCTCGGCAATTCAATTTGCCCCGCATCCGGTCTTTACCGATCGATGTATCTACTGCTTTAATTGCGTTAAATTGTGTCCGAACGGTTCGATAGTTGCCGATCTTGTTTCCAAGGAGCGTTTTCTTCACAAAACTTCGCTTCTCAGAAACGAACCGGCTTCTCCTCGTTTGGTGCTCCTTTCCTGA
- a CDS encoding DUF4130 domain-containing protein encodes MPRLSYDGSWKGFLTLLAESEIMEPGDCKDLTIHRQGRNGDLFSEAGDFVATLERDARRIHDCLGKKLGARAAWVMSRAQAAEREDVDRLLLLLWRFPDRLDRDERLELREWAERVAVECHRYQGILRFFPLEVGIMYAPLRPRFAVLPFLATWAANRFPHTPLLFHDRGRDLFRWTVPASRTGPGIKGRVSGEGCFDQARRVFNVLPSRQELEAVPGRGDCVQECWSGYVHAAAIKERRNSNLQRSFLPKVYREYLPELRFDS; translated from the coding sequence ATGCCGCGATTGTCGTACGATGGTAGCTGGAAGGGCTTTCTTACGCTTCTTGCCGAAAGTGAGATAATGGAGCCCGGAGATTGTAAAGATTTGACGATACATAGACAGGGTAGGAACGGCGATCTGTTTTCAGAGGCGGGGGATTTTGTTGCTACGCTGGAAAGGGATGCGAGACGGATTCATGATTGCCTTGGGAAAAAGCTCGGTGCAAGGGCCGCATGGGTTATGAGTCGGGCTCAGGCGGCCGAGCGGGAAGATGTGGATCGGCTTTTATTGCTGCTTTGGCGTTTCCCCGATCGTTTGGACCGTGATGAGCGCCTGGAGCTTCGGGAATGGGCCGAACGGGTTGCCGTTGAGTGTCATCGGTATCAGGGAATCCTGCGTTTTTTCCCTCTTGAAGTCGGAATCATGTATGCGCCTCTCCGCCCCCGCTTTGCCGTTCTACCCTTTCTTGCCACCTGGGCGGCCAACCGATTTCCTCACACACCTCTGCTTTTTCACGATAGGGGCCGTGATCTGTTTCGCTGGACGGTTCCCGCTTCAAGGACGGGCCCTGGAATCAAGGGAAGGGTATCCGGGGAAGGTTGTTTCGATCAGGCCCGTCGTGTATTCAATGTACTGCCTTCGAGACAGGAACTTGAAGCCGTCCCCGGTAGAGGGGATTGTGTGCAGGAGTGCTGGAGCGGCTATGTTCATGCTGCGGCAATTAAGGAACGCCGCAACAGCAACCTGCAACGTTCCTTTTTGCCGAAGGTCTATCGAGAATATCTTCCCGAATTACGGTTTGACTCATAA
- a CDS encoding SagB/ThcOx family dehydrogenase: MKDNSFAAGRSLLKSRWPELSTIKTAKANGLPSPPLQDPASQGEGLIRLPIMPGGMASDITLVEAMAARQSRRHFPGGGLSLDELSFLLWATQGVRKVSSQFSLRSVPSGGARHPLETYLFIKAVHGLDPGLYRYLPLDHALILLRKAADPDGEEKELDEALLKHNFGAAVTFLWVGAPERGEWSYAFEAHRLMLIDAGHICQNLYLACEATGCGTCAVGAYDQEKCDRFLGLDGKERFLMYAAPVGKRA, from the coding sequence ATGAAAGATAATTCCTTTGCTGCGGGCCGATCCCTGCTGAAAAGTCGGTGGCCCGAACTTTCCACCATAAAAACCGCTAAAGCGAACGGTCTCCCTTCTCCTCCCCTTCAGGATCCGGCATCGCAGGGCGAGGGGCTGATCAGGCTTCCGATCATGCCGGGAGGTATGGCGAGCGATATCACACTTGTGGAGGCAATGGCAGCACGCCAAAGTCGGCGTCATTTCCCCGGTGGGGGGCTTTCGCTTGATGAGCTTTCCTTCCTGCTTTGGGCGACCCAGGGAGTGCGAAAGGTTTCCTCCCAGTTTAGTCTCAGAAGCGTTCCCAGCGGAGGTGCCAGGCATCCCCTTGAAACCTATCTTTTTATCAAAGCGGTTCATGGCCTTGATCCCGGACTGTATCGGTATCTTCCCCTTGATCACGCTCTCATTCTGCTCCGCAAGGCGGCTGATCCTGATGGCGAGGAAAAAGAGCTTGATGAGGCGTTATTGAAGCATAATTTCGGTGCCGCCGTCACCTTCCTGTGGGTAGGGGCTCCGGAGCGTGGAGAATGGAGCTATGCCTTTGAAGCCCATAGATTGATGCTGATCGATGCCGGTCACATATGTCAGAATCTTTATCTCGCTTGCGAGGCCACTGGTTGTGGAACCTGTGCCGTGGGCGCCTATGATCAGGAAAAGTGCGACCGCTTTCTCGGTCTGGATGGAAAGGAGCGTTTTCTTATGTATGCCGCGCCTGTGGGGAAGCGTGCTTAA
- a CDS encoding IS3 family transposase, producing MSKRRRKFTSEQKFQIVIEAIKGERQISEIAAQYQVHPNQISNWKKQFLEKGATVFTTKADDSKKILEETQEDLFKKIGQQQYEIEWLKKLETCGVLEKREMISPDEKLSISRQCKLVSLNRSSLYYKSMPVKGKNIELMKRIDELYTDNPDFGSRQIRNSLRREGRKINRKRVQRLMRDMGIMAIFPGRNLSKPGIGSEHKVYPYLLRKLSISRPNQVWATDITYIRLAHGFVYLVAIIDWYSRKILSHEISTTMDQEFCISAYRRAVTQYGNPEILNSDQGSQFTSKEYRKLVLGSGATFSMDGKGRALDNIAIERFWRTLKYGEVYLKEYESVREAKDGIKAFIEKYNSRRPHTKHGISTPDEVFGVAA from the coding sequence GTGTCCAAGCGAAGAAGAAAATTTACCAGTGAACAAAAGTTCCAGATTGTAATAGAAGCAATCAAAGGCGAACGGCAAATCTCTGAAATCGCCGCACAGTATCAGGTTCATCCCAACCAGATCAGCAACTGGAAGAAGCAATTTCTTGAAAAGGGAGCAACTGTTTTTACTACAAAGGCAGATGATTCCAAGAAGATTCTGGAAGAAACACAGGAAGATCTTTTCAAGAAAATTGGCCAGCAGCAATACGAGATCGAGTGGTTAAAAAAACTTGAAACTTGTGGAGTCCTGGAGAAAAGAGAAATGATATCACCTGATGAAAAGCTATCGATATCACGGCAGTGCAAGCTGGTGTCTCTGAATCGCAGCTCCCTCTATTACAAGAGCATGCCTGTTAAAGGCAAGAACATAGAACTCATGAAAAGGATTGATGAACTATATACCGATAATCCCGACTTTGGTAGTCGCCAAATACGCAACAGTCTGCGTCGAGAAGGAAGGAAAATCAACAGAAAAAGAGTGCAGCGATTGATGCGCGACATGGGAATTATGGCGATTTTTCCTGGAAGAAACCTTTCAAAACCCGGTATAGGGTCAGAGCATAAAGTCTATCCGTACCTCTTGAGAAAGCTGAGTATCAGCCGACCAAACCAAGTGTGGGCTACAGATATTACCTATATCCGGCTTGCTCATGGTTTTGTCTATCTGGTAGCGATCATTGACTGGTATAGCCGGAAAATCCTCAGTCATGAAATCTCTACCACTATGGATCAAGAGTTCTGTATCTCTGCATATCGAAGGGCGGTAACTCAATATGGTAATCCGGAAATCTTGAACTCCGATCAGGGGAGCCAATTTACCTCAAAAGAATACAGAAAATTAGTTTTGGGTTCCGGGGCTACATTCAGCATGGATGGCAAAGGAAGAGCATTGGACAATATTGCAATAGAAAGGTTCTGGCGAACCCTGAAATATGGAGAAGTGTACCTCAAAGAATATGAATCAGTTAGGGAGGCAAAAGACGGTATAAAAGCGTTCATTGAAAAGTATAACAGCAGGCGTCCGCATACCAAGCATGGTATTTCCACGCCGGATGAAGTATTTGGAGTGGCAGCATAA
- a CDS encoding amidohydrolase family protein, with protein sequence MATTLIENGTILTVDDFNTVHKSGYVLVEDDHIVKVGEGDADERTRDEASKIIDASLMAVMPGMINAHTHLFQSFLRGLADDKPLLKWLETAIWPVAKSMDSGNAGMAARLGILENIRGGATSVIDHQYIHTEPGVDDAVFSAAEDLGIRFRHAYGWADMNYHPTLQLTGDYIISELERLYHGWHGKANGRLTFEPAPLIPWGCSDETMLKTWELVKAWKVGNHIHVAETREEIEMNLKDRGNRHIEWLDSLGVLGPEMQLVHSVWLEDNELELVKKSGATVVHCPVSNMYLASGAARIPEMKDLGIHIALATDGPGSNNNQDMMETLKTTALLAKLSTLNAMALLPKDVIRFACRGGSHAFGQPQAIGSLEVGKKADIVLIDLDSPFAMPVHHADSAIVYNLGSASVDTVMVDGRILLEKKEFTDIDEEKLLSDARQSCSELFRRAGVAV encoded by the coding sequence ATGGCAACGACATTAATCGAAAACGGAACAATTCTTACCGTTGACGATTTTAACACGGTCCATAAGAGTGGCTATGTTTTGGTGGAAGATGATCATATTGTGAAGGTCGGGGAGGGGGATGCCGACGAAAGGACCAGGGATGAGGCTTCGAAAATCATCGACGCAAGTCTTATGGCCGTGATGCCTGGAATGATTAATGCGCATACCCACCTTTTCCAATCCTTTTTGCGGGGTTTGGCCGATGACAAACCGTTGCTCAAATGGCTTGAAACGGCGATTTGGCCGGTGGCAAAATCCATGGATAGCGGGAATGCAGGGATGGCTGCCCGGCTTGGCATTCTCGAGAATATTCGTGGCGGTGCAACATCGGTTATCGACCATCAGTATATTCATACCGAACCTGGGGTTGACGATGCGGTATTCTCGGCGGCGGAAGACTTGGGGATTCGCTTCAGGCATGCCTATGGATGGGCCGATATGAACTATCATCCGACTCTTCAGCTTACTGGTGATTATATTATTTCGGAATTGGAACGCTTGTATCATGGATGGCATGGTAAGGCGAATGGTCGGCTTACCTTTGAGCCTGCTCCGCTTATTCCCTGGGGTTGCAGCGATGAAACGATGTTGAAGACATGGGAGCTTGTAAAGGCGTGGAAGGTTGGAAACCATATTCATGTGGCAGAGACCAGGGAAGAGATCGAGATGAACCTCAAGGATCGTGGAAATCGGCATATTGAATGGCTTGATTCCCTTGGTGTCCTCGGCCCTGAAATGCAACTTGTCCACAGCGTTTGGCTTGAGGACAATGAGCTTGAACTGGTGAAAAAGAGCGGGGCCACGGTGGTGCATTGTCCGGTTTCTAACATGTACCTTGCCTCGGGTGCCGCACGGATACCGGAGATGAAGGATCTTGGCATCCATATTGCCCTCGCAACAGACGGCCCCGGCAGCAACAATAATCAGGATATGATGGAAACACTGAAAACCACGGCGCTTCTGGCCAAGTTGTCCACCCTCAATGCCATGGCCTTACTTCCTAAGGATGTTATTCGTTTTGCCTGTCGTGGTGGTTCCCACGCCTTCGGCCAGCCGCAGGCTATCGGCTCTCTTGAGGTAGGAAAAAAAGCCGATATTGTTTTGATCGATTTGGACAGCCCCTTTGCCATGCCGGTCCATCATGCTGATTCGGCGATTGTCTATAACCTTGGTAGTGCAAGTGTGGATACCGTTATGGTAGACGGCCGAATCTTGCTTGAGAAAAAAGAGTTTACCGATATCGATGAGGAAAAGCTTCTCTCGGATGCACGTCAGAGCTGCAGCGAACTTTTCCGCAGGGCAGGGGTTGCAGTATAG
- a CDS encoding GyrI-like domain-containing protein, protein MNVELFHERIRELYLPPSETFSVVEVPSIRYAAIEGSGDPASTNGKEASKWLFSMAHVVKPFIKERMGSRFVEPPIEWQITVHTPRDWVSKERNGWRWRAMIVFVDWINQEMFEDAKTEVAARLGEPPRSLRLMEIHEGKCVQIMHVGDYDGVRDTCEKLYKQFLPENDLQPRDHYHEIYLNDPDRTAPKNRKMVIRQPVQ, encoded by the coding sequence ATGAATGTCGAATTGTTCCACGAGCGTATTCGAGAACTATACCTGCCTCCCAGTGAGACCTTTTCTGTGGTAGAAGTGCCATCAATTCGGTATGCAGCTATAGAGGGGAGTGGCGATCCGGCTTCTACGAACGGGAAAGAGGCATCAAAATGGTTGTTTTCGATGGCTCATGTTGTGAAACCGTTTATCAAGGAACGGATGGGCAGCAGGTTTGTTGAGCCGCCGATAGAGTGGCAGATTACGGTACATACACCGAGAGATTGGGTATCGAAAGAACGTAACGGATGGCGCTGGCGCGCAATGATCGTGTTCGTCGACTGGATCAATCAGGAGATGTTTGAGGACGCGAAAACCGAAGTAGCAGCTCGCCTCGGTGAACCGCCGAGATCGCTTCGACTGATGGAGATACATGAGGGGAAGTGTGTTCAGATAATGCATGTCGGTGATTATGACGGCGTACGTGATACGTGTGAAAAACTCTATAAACAGTTTCTTCCCGAGAATGATCTTCAACCACGAGATCACTACCATGAGATTTATTTGAACGATCCAGACCGAACGGCGCCCAAGAACCGGAAGATGGTCATCCGGCAACCAGTGCAGTAG
- a CDS encoding histidinol-phosphatase: MRLANYHTHSLWCDGKGTLGDYVEAAVAKGFEALGFSGHAPLPFLNDWTMTEKGIVGYISDVRTLRDLYEDKLEIYLGLEVDFIEGVTTPASSWIGSLGMDYLIGAVHMLQDPKDGLCYSVDGSEAELRHLIDVSFSGDVEAMIRAYYRAVILLVRDGGFDFLAHFDLVKKHNVKTPFFDEEASWYKDVVRKTLDVIADEGIPLEMNTGALSRGYREDPYPSQWILEGCRDRGIPMLINSDAHRPEWLDYAFPTCRAMLTAAGYKTVRMLIQGRWQEVPLEEV, encoded by the coding sequence ATGCGATTGGCAAATTATCACACACATTCGCTTTGGTGTGACGGAAAGGGAACCTTGGGTGACTATGTTGAAGCTGCGGTAGCAAAGGGTTTTGAGGCCCTCGGCTTTTCAGGCCATGCCCCCCTGCCCTTTCTCAACGACTGGACCATGACCGAAAAGGGAATCGTCGGATATATTTCCGATGTTCGTACCCTTCGGGACCTTTATGAGGATAAGCTGGAAATCTATCTTGGCCTTGAAGTAGATTTTATTGAGGGGGTGACAACCCCTGCCAGCTCATGGATCGGCTCTCTCGGTATGGATTATCTGATAGGAGCCGTTCATATGCTCCAAGATCCCAAGGATGGTCTTTGTTATTCGGTGGACGGAAGTGAAGCGGAGCTGCGCCACCTCATTGACGTAAGCTTTTCAGGCGACGTGGAAGCGATGATCAGGGCCTACTACCGTGCGGTGATTCTTCTTGTCCGGGACGGCGGTTTCGACTTTCTTGCCCACTTCGATCTGGTGAAAAAGCATAATGTGAAAACCCCCTTCTTCGACGAAGAGGCGTCATGGTATAAGGATGTGGTAAGAAAGACATTGGATGTGATCGCCGATGAGGGAATTCCTCTTGAAATGAATACAGGAGCCCTCAGCCGCGGTTATAGGGAGGATCCCTACCCTTCTCAATGGATCCTTGAAGGCTGTAGGGATCGAGGGATTCCTATGCTCATCAATTCCGATGCCCATCGTCCCGAATGGCTGGATTATGCCTTCCCTACCTGCAGGGCCATGCTCACCGCTGCAGGATATAAAACGGTCCGCATGCTCATACAAGGACGATGGCAAGAAGTCCCTCTTGAAGAGGTATAA
- a CDS encoding PadR family transcriptional regulator, giving the protein MNDTTLTDSEFLILGLVAEMPRHGYELEQVIERRQMREWTQIGFSSIYYVLGKLEKRGYIAAGEQASAKAKKEYAITDSGLQILVQRTATALAEVRPSYPAVLLGMLHWDVLTRDQALSGLKSRLEGISKKLERINEIRFEQQPIPDFVDAVFEYSARQLEAERIWIRNTYDYMRAKPGLPQTKGENE; this is encoded by the coding sequence ATGAACGATACTACATTGACCGATAGTGAGTTCCTGATTCTCGGGTTGGTTGCAGAAATGCCTCGTCACGGATACGAACTCGAACAGGTTATTGAACGGCGGCAAATGCGTGAATGGACACAGATCGGCTTTTCGTCGATTTACTATGTTCTCGGGAAACTCGAAAAGCGAGGATACATCGCAGCGGGCGAACAAGCGTCGGCGAAAGCGAAGAAAGAGTACGCGATAACCGATTCGGGACTCCAGATTCTCGTGCAACGTACGGCTACTGCATTAGCCGAGGTTCGACCGTCTTACCCCGCCGTTCTTCTCGGGATGCTCCATTGGGATGTCCTCACGAGAGATCAAGCGCTTAGCGGGCTCAAATCCAGACTCGAAGGAATTTCGAAGAAACTAGAACGAATCAACGAGATTCGATTTGAGCAGCAACCAATTCCTGATTTCGTTGACGCCGTCTTCGAATACTCGGCGAGGCAGCTCGAAGCCGAACGAATCTGGATCAGAAATACCTACGATTATATGCGAGCAAAACCGGGACTTCCGCAGACAAAAGGAGAAAACGAATGA